A genomic segment from Actinoplanes sichuanensis encodes:
- a CDS encoding diguanylate cyclase domain-containing protein — protein MSPVREVLYDSDRTRVIRVRPYGGGPAVIEKQPLGPGAGDRLRNELAVLRRLQGTLGVPRLLPDSPDGTVGYTETPAATLASLTLPLLVPALLDLAIDLAGTLAAVHRQGVVHRDVSPANVLIPVVDGEPAPHARPILIDFELATTATVDLAAPAGTTGDVIAGTLAYLAPEQTGRTGRPVDHRADLYAFGAVLYEAATGAPPFGRDGDPLRLVHDHLARVPAPPIRSNPDLPPLLSDIILRLLDKEPDQRYQSGEGLAYDLTRLRDETAAFVLGERDFPMRLAPPRQLVGREEPLATLRGMLATATAGNRGVALITGPPGVGKTALVDRLRPAVAAAGGRFVAGKFDQFRRDLGADAVRQAFCALGDQLLAEPDDEVARLRERLPERLGPNAGLAAAVLPPFAALLGVAPEPGDDDPRRAASRLRQVGLDLLRAVASSARPVTLFIDDLQWASAGAFGFLDAVLAEPDLPGVLILGAFREAEVDAAHPLTPTLARLRDTGGNVGELPLANLPPGDLTTLLARMLRLPNPAAVPLAELLAAHTGGNPFDSVEMVNALRRDGVLVPDGDGWRWDPATARRFVARGDVVDLLGARIEELPEQTRALLEVMACLGGEVDLTLLPIAAGRPAETVDAELLPAADEGLVEVHRDGTPAACFRHDRVQQAAYARLDAPARTGLSLTLARRLASEPAYALAAARLYLTAVDELTDPDERLLAASLLRRAAAAARLVVNHAAAQAFLAAAVRLLPATDSGYRQAQAEWHASLCSLGRFTEADEVFQALEAAGGDPVPHAGAVCEQIVGLTNRGRMPDALELGLRLLGRLGVAVPGRDELGPRIGAGLDVLYGWLATGDAEDDLARPELTEPRQVAIARVINRLIPPAFFCDQIMMAWLVLESGALWAAHGPAAALVGPLSHAGFVTVPARGDYRAGYRAVRRVLAVGGARGWEPDTSQAKFLHALGTVAWFEPVQHMVGIAREAHEGLLRGGDLQNAASTYFASLPGLLDAGPDLDAYAAEADAALMLCGRIGYDHADAAFRAHRQLARTLRGEADDDGLDEAEIEGNPTAAVNFHIVRSVAAAVLGERDVLNRHTAAALTLLPCITATYGNAQAHVLAALAAAERARTATGDGDRETALADLDLSARFLAERAVDQPGNFGHLLRLADAERAWATGDFDAAATAYDAAVSGASGGGSPWHAALIAERAALFFDAHRMPHVSRQMLTEAHRGYAVWRAHHKVHLLEREHPFLAAPPAHAGAPASPTVRTSHSINLSTEVIDLMAVLEAARALSSETDLDRLRHRVEQVLSAMTGATAVRVLLRDDATGEWMLPADVRAVRPALTLAEAGERGLLPVTAVRYADRTGEPMLVDDATHDDRVARDPYLAGLPHCSLLVVPVLSQGLPRAMLVLENRLTRQAFSASRLDAVQLIAGQLTVSLDNALVYASLERRVAERTEELGEANRRLEMLTLTDPLTGLANRRRLTETLDALWVQSLRSGDPIGLAMIDIDHFKKYNDHYGHQGGDECLRRVAGALRDAVRTTDLVARYGGEEFCVVMPAAGTPGAVAVAERAVQAVAALRESHVLADGGIVTISVGVTSATPTGGVPPDHLIKWADEALYEAKRTGRNRVAAS, from the coding sequence GTGTCACCGGTCCGGGAGGTCCTGTACGACAGCGACCGCACCCGGGTGATCCGGGTACGGCCGTACGGCGGCGGGCCGGCCGTCATCGAGAAACAGCCGCTCGGGCCGGGCGCAGGCGACCGGCTCCGCAACGAGCTGGCCGTCCTGCGCCGGCTCCAGGGCACCCTCGGCGTGCCCCGGCTCCTTCCGGACAGCCCCGACGGCACCGTCGGCTACACCGAGACCCCGGCCGCCACGTTGGCCTCGCTGACCCTGCCGCTGCTCGTCCCCGCCCTGCTCGACCTGGCGATCGACCTGGCCGGCACGCTCGCCGCCGTGCACCGCCAGGGCGTCGTACACCGTGACGTCAGCCCGGCCAACGTGCTGATCCCCGTCGTGGACGGCGAGCCGGCGCCGCACGCCCGGCCGATCCTGATCGACTTCGAGCTGGCCACCACGGCCACCGTGGACCTCGCGGCCCCGGCCGGCACGACCGGCGACGTGATAGCCGGCACGCTGGCCTACCTGGCGCCGGAACAGACCGGCCGCACCGGCCGCCCGGTCGACCACCGCGCCGACCTCTACGCGTTCGGGGCCGTGCTGTACGAAGCCGCGACCGGGGCGCCCCCGTTCGGCCGCGACGGCGACCCGCTGCGCCTGGTCCACGACCACCTGGCCCGCGTGCCGGCGCCGCCGATCCGGTCGAACCCGGACCTTCCGCCGTTGCTGTCCGACATCATCCTGCGGCTGCTCGACAAGGAACCCGACCAGCGGTACCAGAGCGGCGAAGGGCTCGCCTACGACCTGACCCGGCTGCGGGACGAGACCGCCGCGTTCGTGCTGGGGGAGCGGGACTTCCCGATGCGCCTGGCCCCGCCCCGGCAACTGGTCGGCCGGGAGGAGCCGCTGGCGACGCTGCGCGGGATGCTCGCCACCGCCACCGCCGGCAACCGTGGCGTCGCGCTGATCACCGGCCCACCCGGCGTCGGCAAGACCGCGCTCGTCGACCGGCTGCGCCCGGCCGTGGCGGCGGCCGGCGGCCGGTTCGTGGCCGGCAAGTTCGACCAGTTCCGGCGCGATCTCGGCGCCGACGCGGTACGGCAGGCGTTCTGCGCCCTCGGCGACCAGCTGCTCGCCGAACCCGACGATGAGGTGGCCCGCCTGCGCGAGCGGCTGCCGGAGCGTCTGGGCCCGAACGCGGGACTGGCCGCGGCCGTGCTCCCACCCTTCGCCGCGCTGCTCGGTGTGGCACCGGAACCGGGCGACGACGACCCACGCCGGGCCGCGTCCCGGCTCCGCCAGGTCGGCCTGGACCTGCTGCGGGCCGTCGCGTCCAGCGCCCGACCGGTGACCCTGTTCATCGATGACCTGCAATGGGCCAGCGCCGGCGCGTTCGGGTTCCTGGACGCCGTGCTCGCCGAACCGGACCTGCCCGGCGTGCTGATCCTCGGCGCGTTCCGGGAGGCCGAGGTGGACGCCGCGCACCCGCTGACTCCGACCCTGGCCCGGCTGCGCGACACCGGCGGCAACGTCGGCGAGCTGCCGCTGGCCAACCTGCCACCCGGAGATCTGACCACACTGCTGGCACGGATGCTGCGCCTGCCGAACCCGGCCGCGGTGCCGCTGGCCGAGCTGCTCGCCGCGCACACCGGCGGCAACCCGTTCGACTCCGTCGAGATGGTCAACGCGCTGCGGCGCGACGGGGTGCTGGTTCCTGACGGCGACGGCTGGCGCTGGGACCCGGCGACGGCACGCCGGTTCGTCGCACGCGGCGACGTCGTGGACCTGCTCGGCGCCCGCATCGAGGAGCTGCCGGAACAGACCCGCGCACTGCTGGAGGTGATGGCCTGCCTCGGCGGCGAGGTCGACCTGACGCTCCTGCCGATCGCCGCCGGCCGCCCGGCCGAGACGGTCGACGCCGAATTGCTGCCCGCAGCCGACGAAGGCCTGGTCGAGGTGCACCGCGACGGCACACCGGCCGCGTGTTTCCGGCACGACCGGGTGCAACAGGCGGCGTACGCCCGCTTGGATGCACCGGCCCGGACCGGACTGAGCCTGACGCTGGCCCGCCGGCTGGCGTCCGAACCCGCCTACGCCCTGGCCGCCGCCCGCCTCTACCTGACGGCCGTGGACGAGCTGACCGACCCGGACGAGCGGCTGCTGGCCGCGTCCCTACTGCGCCGGGCCGCCGCAGCGGCCCGTCTGGTGGTGAACCATGCGGCGGCACAGGCGTTCCTGGCCGCGGCGGTACGGCTCCTGCCCGCGACCGACAGCGGCTACCGGCAGGCGCAGGCGGAATGGCACGCGTCACTGTGCAGCCTCGGCCGGTTCACCGAGGCCGACGAGGTGTTCCAGGCACTGGAGGCGGCCGGTGGCGATCCGGTGCCACACGCGGGCGCGGTCTGCGAACAGATCGTCGGTCTCACCAACCGGGGCCGGATGCCGGACGCGCTGGAGCTCGGGCTGCGCCTGCTGGGCCGGCTCGGGGTCGCCGTGCCCGGCCGCGACGAACTGGGCCCGCGGATCGGCGCCGGTCTGGACGTCCTGTACGGATGGCTGGCCACCGGCGACGCCGAGGACGACCTGGCCCGCCCCGAGCTCACCGAACCCCGCCAGGTCGCGATCGCCCGGGTGATCAACCGGCTGATCCCGCCGGCCTTCTTCTGCGACCAGATCATGATGGCGTGGCTGGTGCTGGAGTCGGGCGCGCTGTGGGCGGCCCACGGCCCGGCCGCCGCGCTCGTCGGCCCGCTGAGCCACGCCGGATTCGTGACCGTCCCGGCGCGCGGCGACTATCGGGCCGGGTATCGGGCGGTACGTCGGGTGCTCGCGGTGGGCGGGGCCCGCGGCTGGGAACCGGACACGTCACAGGCGAAGTTCCTGCACGCGCTGGGCACGGTCGCCTGGTTCGAGCCGGTACAGCACATGGTCGGCATCGCCCGGGAGGCGCACGAGGGGCTGCTGCGCGGCGGCGACCTGCAGAACGCCGCCTCCACCTACTTCGCGTCCCTGCCGGGGCTGCTGGACGCCGGGCCGGACCTGGACGCCTACGCCGCCGAGGCCGACGCCGCGCTGATGCTGTGCGGCCGGATCGGATACGACCACGCCGACGCGGCGTTCCGGGCCCACCGGCAGCTCGCCCGGACACTGCGCGGCGAGGCCGACGACGACGGCCTCGACGAGGCCGAGATCGAGGGAAACCCGACGGCGGCGGTCAATTTCCATATCGTACGGTCGGTGGCCGCGGCCGTTCTCGGCGAACGCGACGTCCTGAACCGGCACACCGCCGCCGCCCTGACCCTGTTGCCGTGCATCACCGCGACGTACGGCAACGCGCAGGCGCACGTCCTGGCGGCGCTCGCCGCGGCCGAACGGGCCCGCACCGCCACCGGCGACGGCGACCGGGAGACGGCCCTGGCCGACCTGGACCTCAGCGCACGGTTCCTCGCCGAGCGGGCGGTCGACCAGCCCGGCAACTTCGGGCACCTGCTCCGGCTCGCCGACGCGGAACGCGCCTGGGCGACGGGTGACTTCGACGCTGCGGCCACCGCCTACGACGCCGCGGTGTCCGGCGCTTCCGGCGGTGGTTCACCCTGGCACGCGGCGCTGATCGCCGAGCGGGCCGCGCTGTTCTTCGACGCCCACCGGATGCCGCACGTCAGCCGGCAGATGCTCACCGAGGCCCACCGCGGATATGCGGTCTGGCGCGCGCACCACAAGGTCCACCTGCTGGAGCGGGAGCATCCGTTCCTCGCCGCGCCGCCGGCCCATGCCGGGGCCCCGGCGTCGCCGACTGTTCGCACGTCGCACAGCATCAATCTGTCCACCGAGGTGATCGACCTGATGGCGGTGCTGGAGGCGGCCCGGGCACTGAGTTCGGAGACCGACCTGGACCGGCTGCGGCACCGGGTGGAACAGGTGCTCAGCGCCATGACCGGGGCGACCGCCGTACGGGTCCTGCTCCGCGACGACGCCACCGGCGAATGGATGCTGCCGGCCGACGTCCGGGCGGTCCGGCCGGCGCTGACCCTCGCCGAAGCCGGCGAACGCGGCCTGCTGCCGGTGACCGCCGTCCGCTACGCCGACCGCACCGGCGAGCCGATGCTCGTCGACGACGCCACCCACGACGACCGGGTGGCCCGCGATCCGTACCTGGCCGGGCTGCCGCACTGCTCGCTGCTGGTCGTGCCGGTGCTCAGCCAGGGACTGCCCCGGGCCATGCTGGTGCTGGAGAACCGGCTGACCCGGCAGGCGTTCTCCGCCTCCCGGCTGGACGCGGTCCAGCTGATCGCCGGGCAGCTCACCGTCTCCCTGGACAACGCCCTGGTGTACGCCTCCCTGGAGCGGCGGGTCGCCGAACGCACCGAGGAACTCGGCGAGGCGAACCGCCGCCTGGAGATGCTGACCCTCACCGACCCGCTCACCGGCCTGGCGAACCGTCGCCGCCTCACCGAGACGCTGGACGCCCTGTGGGTGCAGTCGCTGCGCTCCGGCGACCCGATCGGCCTGGCCATGATCGACATCGACCATTTCAAGAAGTACAACGACCACTACGGCCACCAGGGCGGCGACGAATGCCTGCGCCGGGTCGCAGGCGCGCTGCGCGACGCCGTTCGCACGACGGATCTGGTCGCCCGGTACGGCGGCGAGGAGTTCTGTGTCGTCATGCCCGCCGCCGGGACGCCGGGCGCCGTCGCGGTCGCCGAACGGGCCGTGCAGGCGGTGGCCGCCCTGCGGGAGTCGCACGTGCTGGCCGACGGCGGCATCGTGACCATCAGCGTGGGCGTGACCAGCGCGACCCCCACCGGCGGCGTCCCGCCCGACCATCTGATCAAGTGGGCTGACGAGGCCCTCTACGAGGCCAAACGCACCGGCCGTAACCGGGTCGCCGCCTCCTGA